One Streptomyces mobaraensis NBRC 13819 = DSM 40847 DNA segment encodes these proteins:
- a CDS encoding alpha/beta hydrolase has protein sequence MPESETAFRSLDGTALTGTLTAPDGPGRGLVALVHGAGVTREEGGFFTRLANGLATAGFQSLRFDLRAHGTSGGRPEDVTVTGIANDIRAAGDHLRTAAGSDRAVDVVAASFSGGAAALHAAHRPRDVRRLVLLNPRLDYHERYATSRPYVTDDYLTPEAAEALDSRGFTEHSPFALGRALLNEVHHLDPAIFLGEVQAPTLLVHGTKDTFVPVDSSRRYLGCFGGPAELLELEGAQHGFAVHDDPGYLHPRSQAWQAEVIERVTAFLTC, from the coding sequence ATGCCCGAGTCGGAGACGGCCTTCCGTTCGCTGGACGGCACCGCCCTCACAGGAACCCTGACCGCACCGGACGGACCAGGGCGCGGGCTGGTGGCGCTGGTGCACGGAGCCGGGGTGACCCGCGAGGAAGGCGGCTTCTTCACCCGCCTCGCCAACGGACTGGCCACCGCCGGATTCCAGTCCCTCCGCTTCGACCTCCGCGCCCACGGTACGAGTGGCGGGCGGCCGGAGGATGTGACCGTCACCGGTATAGCCAACGACATCCGCGCGGCCGGCGACCACCTCCGCACGGCCGCCGGCTCGGACCGCGCCGTCGACGTCGTCGCCGCGTCCTTCTCGGGTGGCGCGGCCGCCCTGCACGCCGCCCACCGCCCTCGGGACGTCCGCCGCCTGGTCCTGCTCAACCCCCGCCTCGACTACCACGAGCGGTACGCGACCAGCCGCCCATACGTCACGGACGACTACCTCACACCGGAGGCGGCCGAGGCTCTCGACAGCCGGGGATTCACCGAACACAGCCCGTTCGCCCTGGGTCGGGCCCTTCTGAACGAGGTTCACCACCTTGACCCCGCGATCTTCCTCGGGGAGGTCCAAGCCCCCACCCTCCTGGTTCACGGAACGAAGGACACCTTCGTCCCCGTCGATTCCTCCCGCCGCTATCTGGGCTGTTTCGGCGGCCCGGCGGAGCTGCTGGAACTCGAAGGAGCGCAACACGGCTTCGCCGTGCACGACGATCCCGGGTACCTCCACCCGCGATCTCAGGCGTGGCAGGCCGAGGTCATCGAACGCGTCACGGCCTTCCTGACCTGCTAG
- a CDS encoding multiprotein-bridging factor 1 family protein has product MSEAASRNTLLVTARVRHGWHTQQEFADAYERHALTLGERTGISVRQVRRWESGRSEWPNRDARRVLESMFGLPLEQLGFVRPIASGAAFHRVPESAPEEAPIPPLVEGAEVRRHGGRELVSRLGTALERAAYLDGRRGPGGVLPVTLELVRSIEGMAREARADVRRELLYLGSRAAEFTAWLYRDSGASAGTVLYWHDRAIEWADLCGDGAMHGYVLLRKAQATERTDPARMRDLAHAAVHGPWSLPLRARAEALQQEARALALGGAAPEDVARLLDRAGEALDAAPPGGPVGTATCIGPLCGGYDLDRLMAQSAVCHREAGRPERAATLLREHLATGAFAPRDRAFFTAHLAGALAAAGHPDEAAMTGLSVLRLAAAPRFGQALRELRRSAGLLRPYGRRSTVRELRRALASLPV; this is encoded by the coding sequence ATGTCCGAAGCAGCGTCGCGGAATACGCTCCTCGTGACCGCCAGGGTGCGGCACGGCTGGCACACACAGCAGGAATTCGCCGATGCCTATGAACGCCACGCGCTGACGCTGGGAGAGCGCACCGGTATCTCTGTCCGGCAGGTGCGGCGCTGGGAGTCGGGCCGATCGGAGTGGCCGAACCGCGATGCGCGTCGCGTGCTGGAGAGCATGTTCGGCTTGCCGTTGGAGCAGTTGGGTTTCGTCCGCCCGATAGCGTCGGGAGCTGCCTTCCACCGGGTTCCCGAATCTGCACCGGAGGAGGCGCCGATCCCTCCGCTCGTCGAAGGCGCCGAGGTGCGCCGGCACGGCGGACGGGAGCTGGTCAGCCGTCTTGGCACGGCTTTGGAGAGGGCCGCTTACCTGGACGGACGGAGAGGTCCCGGAGGCGTTCTGCCGGTCACCCTGGAGCTGGTGCGATCCATCGAGGGCATGGCGAGGGAAGCCCGTGCCGACGTCCGTCGGGAGCTGCTGTATTTGGGCAGCCGAGCCGCCGAGTTCACGGCCTGGCTGTATCGCGACAGTGGGGCATCCGCGGGGACCGTTCTTTACTGGCACGACCGGGCGATCGAGTGGGCTGATCTGTGCGGGGACGGGGCGATGCACGGCTACGTCCTGCTCCGGAAGGCACAGGCGACCGAGCGCACCGACCCGGCCCGTATGCGCGACCTCGCGCACGCGGCCGTGCACGGTCCTTGGTCGTTGCCGCTCCGCGCCCGCGCGGAGGCGTTGCAACAGGAAGCACGAGCCCTTGCACTCGGCGGAGCGGCGCCAGAGGACGTCGCGCGTCTGCTTGACCGGGCCGGCGAAGCGCTCGATGCGGCTCCGCCTGGCGGCCCCGTTGGCACCGCGACGTGCATCGGCCCCTTGTGCGGCGGATACGACCTCGACCGCCTCATGGCGCAGAGCGCCGTCTGTCACCGGGAGGCGGGACGGCCGGAGCGGGCCGCCACCCTCCTGCGAGAGCACTTGGCCACCGGCGCGTTCGCCCCACGGGACCGGGCCTTCTTCACAGCACACCTGGCGGGCGCGTTGGCGGCGGCCGGCCACCCCGACGAGGCAGCGATGACCGGGTTGTCCGTGTTGCGCCTGGCCGCCGCACCGCGTTTCGGCCAGGCGCTCCGCGAGCTGCGACGTTCTGCCGGCCTGCTGCGACCGTACGGCAGGCGATCCACCGTGCGCGAGCTGCGTCGCGCGCTCGCCTCCTTGCCGGTCTAG
- a CDS encoding NADH-quinone oxidoreductase subunit A: MNAYAPILVLGALGAGFAIFSVVMASLIGPKRYNRAKLEAYECGIEPTPQPSGGGRFPIKYYLTAMLFIVFDIEIVFLYPWAVAFDSLGLFGLVEMLLFVLTVFVAYAYVWRRGGLEWD, from the coding sequence GTGAACGCCTACGCGCCCATCCTCGTACTGGGAGCCCTCGGTGCCGGCTTCGCGATCTTCTCCGTGGTCATGGCATCGCTCATCGGGCCGAAGAGGTACAACCGCGCCAAGCTCGAAGCCTACGAATGCGGCATCGAGCCGACGCCGCAGCCCTCCGGCGGCGGCCGCTTCCCGATCAAGTACTACCTGACGGCGATGCTCTTCATCGTCTTCGACATCGAGATCGTCTTCCTCTACCCCTGGGCGGTCGCCTTCGACTCCCTCGGGCTGTTCGGCCTCGTCGAAATGCTGCTCTTCGTACTCACCGTCTTCGTCGCCTACGCCTACGTCTGGCGGCGCGGCGGCCTGGAATGGGACTAG
- a CDS encoding C40 family peptidase has protein sequence MSPNAHITSHRKPRRPATQSWAIRSGVAGGVLSTLAVTGAAQATAAEKPAEATIEMPAINAALSASVAESAAATQQTANDYQVRAQVDKAVDHARVAAKKAKQEADRKAEAERKAAEAKEKREAEQARASRDAQRTALGTKATASADSDDEGTGTGAKGSGTGTTTTSTKSTGATGNAATLISFLRAQVGKAYVMGSTGPSSYDCSGLVMAAYQQIGISLPRVSQDQSTAGTQVSLSNLQPGDILYWGPAGSAYHVGVYIGGGKFIGAQNPSTGIVERDMSYSPPTGAVRVM, from the coding sequence ATGTCCCCCAACGCGCACATAACCAGCCACCGGAAGCCCCGTCGCCCCGCGACGCAGTCGTGGGCCATCCGCTCGGGTGTTGCCGGTGGCGTCCTCAGCACCCTGGCCGTCACGGGCGCCGCGCAGGCGACCGCCGCCGAGAAGCCGGCCGAGGCCACGATCGAGATGCCGGCCATCAACGCCGCGCTCTCCGCCTCGGTCGCCGAAAGCGCCGCGGCCACGCAGCAGACCGCGAACGACTACCAGGTCCGTGCGCAGGTGGACAAGGCGGTCGACCACGCCCGCGTCGCCGCCAAGAAGGCCAAGCAGGAGGCCGACCGCAAGGCCGAGGCCGAGCGCAAGGCCGCCGAGGCCAAGGAGAAGCGCGAGGCCGAGCAGGCCCGCGCCTCCCGCGACGCCCAGCGCACCGCCCTCGGCACCAAGGCCACCGCCTCCGCCGACAGCGACGACGAGGGCACCGGCACCGGCGCGAAGGGCTCCGGCACCGGCACCACCACGACGTCCACGAAGAGCACGGGTGCGACCGGCAACGCCGCCACCCTCATCTCCTTCCTCCGGGCGCAGGTCGGCAAGGCCTACGTGATGGGCTCCACCGGCCCGTCCTCCTACGACTGCTCCGGCCTGGTCATGGCCGCCTACCAGCAGATCGGCATCAGCCTCCCCCGCGTCTCCCAGGACCAGTCGACCGCCGGCACCCAGGTCTCCCTCTCCAACCTGCAGCCGGGCGACATCCTCTACTGGGGCCCCGCGGGCAGCGCCTACCACGTCGGCGTCTACATCGGCGGCGGCAAGTTCATCGGCGCCCAGAACCCCAGCACGGGCATCGTCGAGCGCGACATGAGCTACTCCCCGCCCACCGGCGCGGTCCGCGTCATGTGA
- a CDS encoding DUF6415 family natural product biosynthesis protein yields the protein MHDTTPGHRATRLTSMLTGDSAPLDLVTIRATVRRALQDRGSVLPRPEDVAELTMALRGHLRAMLDEALDRAARLDRHTGPWHRWQTLIDRVRTDLSRDAGAGLCSATSYMRELGRTARYLADCLDE from the coding sequence GTGCACGACACGACGCCCGGTCATCGGGCCACACGTCTCACCTCCATGCTGACCGGGGATTCGGCGCCCCTGGATCTCGTCACCATCCGGGCCACCGTCCGGCGGGCCCTCCAGGACCGCGGATCCGTACTGCCCCGGCCGGAAGACGTAGCCGAGCTGACCATGGCCCTGCGCGGGCACCTGCGGGCCATGCTGGACGAAGCACTCGACCGCGCCGCCCGGCTTGACCGCCATACCGGCCCTTGGCATCGCTGGCAGACTCTCATCGACCGGGTACGGACGGACCTGTCCCGCGACGCGGGTGCGGGCCTGTGTTCGGCTACCTCCTATATGCGGGAACTCGGGAGAACGGCGCGGTACCTCGCCGACTGCCTCGACGAGTAG